One Indicator indicator isolate 239-I01 chromosome Z, UM_Iind_1.1, whole genome shotgun sequence genomic window carries:
- the RPS23 gene encoding 40S ribosomal protein S23 has translation MGKCRGLRTARKLRSHRRDQKWHDKQYKKAHLGTALKANPFGGASHAKGIVLEKVGVEAKQPNSAIRKCVRVQLIKNGKKITAFVPNDGCLNFIEENDEVLVAGFGRKGHAVGDIPGVRFKVVKVANVSLLALYKGKKERPRS, from the exons ATGG GAAAGTGCCGAGGACTTCGCACAGCCCGGAAGCTCCGTAGCCATCGCCGCGACCAGAAATGGCACGACAAGCAGTACAAGAAGGCTCACCTGGGCACGGCGCTGAAGGCCAACCCGTTCGGTGGCGCCTCCCACGCCAAGGGGATCGTGCTGGAGAAAGT TGGAGTAGAAGCTAAACAACCCAACTCTGCCATCAGAAAATGTGTTAGAGTCCAGCTGATTAAGAATGGCAAAAAAATAACAGCTTTTGTTCCCAACGACGGCTGCCTGAACTTCATCGAG GAAAACGATGAAGTTCTGGTTGCTGGTTTTGGTCGGAAGGGTCATGCTGTTGGTGACATCCCTGGAGTTCGCTTCAAGGTTGTCAAAGTAGCCAACGTTTCTCTGTTGGCTTTGTACAAGGGCAAGAAGGAGAGACCAAGATCATAA